The following proteins are encoded in a genomic region of Gossypium hirsutum isolate 1008001.06 chromosome D05, Gossypium_hirsutum_v2.1, whole genome shotgun sequence:
- the LOC107906671 gene encoding transcription factor LHW gives MSGLLKEALKSLCGVTQWSYAVFWKIGCRNTKLLIWEEYYYESTLSGLQNPELPFREWGECCGSDTSSQLGCQPWDKVGLLISKMMNNRIVIVGQGLVGRAAFTGNHQWILANSYMTDSQPPEVLNELHLQFSAGMQTVAVIPVFPHGVLQLGSSTTIMENMGFVNDIKSLILCFGCIPGSLFSDSCGTSECVENNGIPISLEKPVSMDSAGIYWSTNSSILVTEGCNQQSNSSQASGIVGESSFPTKQIQENQTLWLNPHVSFCNSQSEFNCQPVIGQSAASHSNLKSMEKLIVSDTGLQNHVTNSTSTSNSQNKPKPIPDIVPSLEKVEDVTLSIPANQLSSIAMSSGVSNQGHDSEDSKCSRADVVLNKESKDNGLFQAPNISLLPFDDGLTFSEQLPIKSFSTRSPNYKYEDACIKPPSGDDLFDVLGADLKSKLLDGMLNNALAQGPDSKMQNLEKDTWVFRDMHNVYSDTFTANEGITDRGTHSSVVTDHLLDAVVSSAQSTAKQILDDDESCRTTLTNFSNSVQFSSPTFGRVNIFNQVERELHGGLPKSSFKGGTPPSGSFRSGCSKDDAGTCSQTTSLYGSQISSLVELGHTTRHNSSLSTAYSKRNDETSKPNRKRLKPGENPRPRPKDRQMIQDRVKELREIVPNGAKCSIDALLEKTIKHMLFMQSVTKHADKLKHMGESKIKENFKGGTTWAFEVGSRSMICPIIVEDLNPPRQMLVEMLCEEQGFFLEIADLIRGMGLTILKGVMETRNDKIWARFAVEANRDVTRVEIFMSLVRLLEQTVKGSASLANGLDSNNMMVQQSFPQAASIPATGTASSLQ, from the exons atgagtGGTTTGTTGAAAGAAGCTTTGAAGTCGCTCTGTGGGGTGACTCAGTGGTCTTATGCTGTCTTTTGGAAAATCGGCTGCCGGAATACTAA GTTACTAATTTGGGAGGAATATTACTATGAATCTACACTGTCAGGACTTCAGAACCCTGAATTGCCATTTCGAGAGTGGGGCGAATGCTGTGGTTCAGACACTTCCTCTCAGCTTGGTTGCCAACCATGGGACAAAGTTGGTTTGCTGATCAGCAAAATGATGAATAATCGCATTGTTATAGTCGGCCAAGG GTTAGTCGGCCGAGCTGCATTTACCGGGAATCATCAGTGGATTCTTGCAAACAGTTACATGACAGATTCTCAACCCCCAGAG GTTCTAAATGAGTTGCATCTCCAGTTTTCTGCCGGCATGCAG ACCGTTGCAGTTATTCCTGTTTTTCCTCATGGTGTTCTTCAGCTTGGGTCTTCCACAACT ATTATGGAGAATATGGGATTTGTGAACGACATAAAGAGCTTAATTCTGTGTTTCGGATGCATCCCTGGATCTCTTTTCTCCGACAGTTGTGGAACAAGTGAATGTGTTGAGAATAATGGGATCCCCATTTCTTTGGAAAAGCCCGTTTCAATGGATTCAGCAGGAATTTATTGGTCAACGAATTCCTCGATTTTAGTTACTGAAGGCTGCAACCAACAGAGCAATTCATCTCAGGCTTCGGGGATTGTTGGTGAATCATCCTTCCCCACAAAACAGATTCAAGAAAACCAGACTTTGTGGCTGAACCCTCATGTTTCTTTTTGCAACTCGCAGTCCGAGTTCAATTGTCAGCCTGTAATTGGTCAATCAGCTGCCAGTCATAGCAACTTAAAATCAATGGAGAAACTGATTGTGTCGGATACTGGTCTGCAAAATCATGTTACCAACAGCACTAGTACATCAAATAGTCAAAATAAACCAAAACCAATCCCGGACATTGTCCCAAGCTTGGAGAAAGTAGAAGATGTTACTTTATCCATCCCGGCCAATCAATTATCTAGCATTGCCATGTCTTCAGGAGTTTCTAATCAGGGGCATGATTCTGAGGATTCTAAGTGTAGTCGAGCTGATGTGGTTTTGAACAAAGAAAGTAAGGATAATGGTTTGTTTCAAGCACCTAATATTTCATTGCTTCCCTTTGATGATGGCTTAACTTTTAGCGAGCAACTCCCAATTAAAAGTTTCAGTACAAGATCACCGAATTATAAGTACGAAGATGCATGTATCAAGCCGCCATCAGGGGATGACTTGTTTGATGTGTTGGGGGCTGATTTAAAGAGTAAACTACTCGATGGGATGTTGAATAATGCGCTTGCTCAGGGACCAGATTCTAagatgcaaaatttagaaaaggaTACTTGGGTGTTTAGGGATATGCATAATGTGTATTCTGATACTTTTACAGCTAACGAAGGGATAACAGACCGGGGCACTCATTCTTCGGTGGTTACGGATCATCTTTTGGATGCTGTGGTTTCTAGTGCACAATCCACTGCAAAGCAGATATTAGATGATGATGAGTCGTGCAGGACAACATTGACTAATTTCAGTAACTCAGTGCAATTCAGTTCTCCAACCTTTGGCCGGGTTAATATTTTCAATCAAGTGGAAAGGGAGTTACATGGCGGCCTTCCTAAGTCGTCGTTTAAAGGGGGAACTCCTCCATCCGGTTCTTTTCGATCTGGCTGTAGCAAGGATGATGCTGGGACTTGTTCTCAAACTACTTCTCTTTATGGGTCTCAAATCAGTTCATTGGTTGAGCTGGGTCATACTACAAGGCACAATAGCAGTCTCTCGACCGCATATTCAAAGAGGAATGATGAAACAAGCAAACCGAATCGCAAAAGGCTAAAACCTGGAGAAAACCCTAGACCGAGGCCCAAAGATCGGCAGATGATACAAGATCGAGTGAAAGAGTTGAGAGAAATTGTACCGAATGGAGCCAAA TGTAGCATAGATGCTTTGCTAGAAAAGACAATCAAGCACATGCTTTTCATGCAAAGTGTAACAAAGCATGCAGACAAGCTAAAACACATGGGCGAGTCTAAG ATTAAGGAGAACTTCAAGGGAGGAACAACATGGGCATTTGAGGTCGGGTCACGATCAATGATCTGCCCTATTATAGTTGAGGATCTGAATCCACCTCGTCAAATGCTTGTGGAG ATGCTTTGTGAGGAACAGGGTTTCTTTCTGGAAATAGCGGACTTAATCCGGGGAATGGGATTGACCATCTTGAAGGGAGTTATGGAAACTAGGAATGACAAGATATGGGCGCGTTTTGCGGTGGAG GCAAACAGGGATGTTACGAGGGTGGAGATATTTATGTCGCTTGTTCGCCTTTTGGAGCAAACGGTAAAGGGCAGTGCATCATTGGCCAATGGTTTGGATAGCAACAATATGATGGTTCAGCAATCATTTCCCCAAGCTGCCTCTATACCTGCAACCGGAACAGCCAGTAGCTTACAGTGA